GCCGTTTTTGCTTTCTCGCAACCACTCTTCCAATTGCGTCACGCAGACTTTCATCATGTGAATCTGATCCATGACTTTCTCACAATTGAACTCCGCCATCCCAATTAAATCGTTCACCACTTCTTCGGGCTTTTTCTTCACGTCTTGAAACAACTTGTTCTTCATGCCGGTGTTGAACACGTCCATCATTGATTTTTGGTCAAGACTCGCTAAATTCACGTCACCATCACTTTCCCGATACATCACACCCAAGCGCGACTTGCGGGTCGGCAATTGTTCATACGCAGTCGGTTGGCTATATTCAGCGACTAGCTGGGCTTCAAATTTTAGCATGAAGCAGGCGTAGTTAATCATGCGCTGAATTTTATACTGCTTCACGGGCAACCGCACCTCATAAATTGTGTCAACTGCCGGCTCACCGTATCCCAAATATACGGTTGTTTCATCTGGCTGGCCTTCTTGCACCACCGTTTTCATTGTTTGGGCATTCGTTAAGTTCACCATAATCATATAATTACGATCATCTGGATCCCTAAAGAGACCATAGACAAAGCCGTCAAAGACAATTGGCAAGCCACTTGCAACGACATTCGCCCCCACTGCTGGCTGGTTCATAATTCCGGCCCACGTTTCCCGACTCAGATGCGCGTGCGCTGCTTCAAATTCATGAATCCAAGTCATTGGCCAACCTTCGACTTCGACAAAGCCGCCGTACGTCCGATTCCAATCCAATGAGCGTGGCTTAGCTTTTCGTGTTTCGTCATTTGCTTGCACCTTCTTACCAAACGTAATTGTGGCACGGGGATCTAACTTCCCATGTAACTCGGCTACGCCAGTGTGAAAGTCAGTACCGTGGCGATTCACCATATCAATCACAATTCGTTCCACTATAATTCCTCCAAATAATTAGTTTTATCTAATAACCTATGTATATTTAGTTATTTGATAATCTAATCATAATATTTTACTCACAAAATTGAAAATTAAATTTTAGCCCCCTTATTTTAGATTTTTTACCGAAAAACAGACCAAAATAGGTAAAAACACCCCAAATTGCCGTGATTTTTGCTAAATTCATGCCCTAAAATCACAAAATTCTAAAATACACCCCCTAAAATATAATTCGTGCTTCACCTATGGGCTTGCTACAATATTTATATTAACCAAACATCCATTCGCATTCATCGCCACGCAAACCCGACTAAGGAGGTATCCATGACCAATCAAGATCACATTAATTATATTTTTGAACAAGAAACGCTACAGCCAATCATCGGCAAGACGCTGAGTAGCTTCAATTGCTGGCCAAATAAAGCCGAATACGACGACCTCAAGAACGAGGGACTGTTACTCGGCTATTTACTCGCAGCGAAACAAGACTGGCACACACACGACATCTGCGCCTTTCGCGGCTTGTTCAAACGGGCGTATCGTAATTTTGTCCTCGACCATTATCGGGTGCAGCGTCGCCGGACTGAAATCATTACTGAACACCAAGTGGCGTTGGTTCGCCCTGATTTTGAGCTTGACCCGATTCACAATGTTAGTTTGCTGCAAGCACAGCTAACACCGCGCCAATACCAGATTTTGTGTAGCTTATATCAAGGCGACACCTTCCGGCAAATCAGCGCCAAGCTTGGGATTAGTATCACGCAGATTAGTCGTGAACGCCAGGCGATTCAGGCGGTGGCACGTGAGATTTGGAAATAGGACGTTGTTGACGTCACGTCTTAGGGGGAATTGGCACTGCGTCATGCCTACACAATCTAGTTAAATACGTATTCAAAAGCTTGCACAAACACTCACACAAACCGCAAAAAACACAAAGGAGCTTAACCGATGCAATCACGCTTACAACCCATTTTTGGCCTCACTTGGGACAGCCATTTAATCCTGCCGGGCACACCCGACATCGTGTCCACACCGCTCGGTCACCTAGTGCCTATCGCTGATGCCCACAAATATCTCTTATTTATTAGTGAGCCAGTCGATGCCCAGCTACAATTCAGACCATTATTCAATCCAACCGCCAAAGCCCACCCTATTTTTACCCCCTAATAGTTTAGCAACCACAGTTGGTGATGTGCTGCTTGCGAACTAATTCCATCCGTTCTGTTACTTAATCAACAAACACACGCAAAGGAGGATTAGCACACCGTGATAAATTCACCATGTTGTAGCCCCAACCCGACCATCAGTGTTATTGATGACCAGATTCTTTTGGAACTCCTTGAACGCCCGCATTTTGGCAGTCATCCCGGATTTAACGCCTACTGTAAAGCACTGATTAGTTATGCACGGATTACCGGGCAGATTAGTAGTACCGGCCCAGCTACTGATGTCGTGCATCCCTTAATACCTGCGATGGTCAAATATTTACAGCAACGCCAAACAGTCCACCTAACTAGTGAGCAAGTTTTTAGTCATTTGGCAACCTTCTTAGACGATAAAGTCGCAGTGCTTACAGCGCCACCCGACCACCAATTAAAGGAACACTTATTACAGATGCCACCCCACCAGTTCGAAGTGTTTACCCGCGAACTGATGCATGCGCTAGGTCTTGAACTCGACTTGAATTTAGGGGTAAAGCAGTCCTCAGACGGTGGTATTGATGGATTCGGGTATCTGCGCACAATCTACTTACGCACCGAGCGCATCGCTATCCAAGCCAAACGCTGGCAAAGCAACATCGGCAGCCGCGAAATCGACTCGTTCCGTGGGGCGATGGACAAGTTCCATGCCGACTTTGGCATTTTCATCACCACTTCACGTTTTACTAAGGAAGCTGTCGCAGCGTCACGGGCTGGAGTGAAGCCGATTACGTTGGTGGATGGGGATGAGTTGGTTGGCTTGGCACGGGTTTGTGGGGTGCAGGTGGTTAGTAGTGTAGATAACTGAAATAACCCTTGATACTCAGTCCAACGCTGGTATCAAGGGTTATTAATGTGGGGCATATTAGCTGATCCATAGGGATTATTGTGGCAGTTTTTTTAGTTCTTTTATTTTCCTAAAATTGGCAATAATATTATCGAATTTCTTCGATAGACTATAAAAAGTGTATTAAGTTAATTTAATGACATTGCCGATTAAGGTCGAATGCTGTTTTTTAATTATTTCTTAGGCGCTAACATATAAACACGCAATTTAGCGGTCTTGTTAGAACCGTCCTTGGCGGTGATGGTTACCCACCCGTTTTTTTACCAATGACTTTGCCCATTTTGGTTACGCGGGCAATCTTTTTGTTACTGACCTTCCAACTCACTTTGTTGATGGCGTTTTTGTTGATCTGTGCCCTCAACGCAATAGAAAGGGACATTTTCCCGAATTTTTGAAAGGTGGAATCGGGGTAGAACGTTCAGAAACAAACGTAAGCAATCCCCGTTTGTCTTTTTCGTTAGTTAGCCAAACGTCATGTCACTAGGATTAACTACATCTGAATTATTTTTTATGCGCTAATGGTTAAGTAAACCAATACTTAAAAATCAGTTGCATTACAATTAGAAAAGTTTTAATATAACAACAATGAAACCTGATGGCCATCAGATTCCTAAACTATTTCTCAACGCACTATACGAAAGTTATGGTAGGAATATATGAAGAAATTTAAATCACTTTTATTGTTAAGTATGTTGGCGTTATCATTGTTTGCCAGCGGCATGTCTACTTTTGCCGATGATACATCTAGCACAAATTCAGCGGTAACAACAAGTCTCGCAACTCAATCAACCAATACCTTGGTTCAAACAATCTTGGATTATGCCAATGGTAACTGCATCTCATTTGTTGATGCTGCGACGAAACTTGGCTATTACACTAACGATATGGTCTTAGTTGACCCCACAGAACAAACACTAGATAATGCAATAGCCGTTGGGGATTATATCCACAACGAAACGGGATTACCCGTAAATATTCAAGCTGTCAAATCCGAAGATGAGATAGAAGACTTTGACCTTGAAGGTGGTGTTGGGACCGCTCACGATTACGAAGGTGTTGTGGGAATTGAAGGCTCAACAGACACCGAAGAAGATGTAATTGCTACGCGTACAAGTATTACTATTGGAAAATCATTTAAGGTTAAATTCAGCGGAAAAACATATCTTTCACGTGTTGATGCTGAAAAGCACTCTCACAAAGTTGAAATTCAGCCCAATGGATCCAAAGCCTTTAAGTGGATATTAGACACTTCAAAAGTAACTCACACATCCAGCGATGCAGATATTATCAAGAACTTTTCCTCTAAAGGTCAAAAATACCTAAAAAAGAATCCTGATACAATCAAGCTACTTCGGCAAGGATTAAAGTACATCGGGAGGTAGAATTTATGCGCTTTTATATTCACCCAATAAAAATTACGAAATTACCATATCCTGAATATTTTGATAAGAAAATGTGGGCACCAAACTTGCGAATGAACTCTGGCTATTCTGCGCTTGAACCGCAAGGCAAGTATGGAGTCAGCGTTGAATTAAGTTGGGGGAAAAGTGAAACCATCAACGAAATTTATATACCAATAAATTCTGAATTCAACACTGAATGGATAAACATTGAATCAGATATTCACGGTGATATCGTCATTTCCACTGATCATGTAACCCCATTGACGGTTGACAAGCGCGCCTTTTTAATTGCCGTTGTTTTGACTACAAAATTATTCGGTGGGGTTATAAGTACTGATGCCAAACAAACTTGGATGCCCCTCGATGAGTTTGAATTGGAATACGCTGACTACTTGAAAATGTCGTTTGAACGCGCATTGGTTTACACCGAACCAGAAATTTTTACACTGGATGCTACTAATGAGCCAGAACCGCCTGATGTTCAAGATTTATTTGAATAATTTTTTCAGAGATTCGAGACATAATACTTCCAGCCCAATAAATAGGCCTGATTTCTACCTCGCAGGAGAAGCCAGGCCTATTAGCGTGCAGTGAAAAAGATAGCTTGTTGAATATTTTGCTTCATGAGTCCTATTTATAACGGGGGTTTTGTCTCAATCCCCGTTGAATATCACAAGAATCAAGTAACTCTCACGACAAGAAAAAAAGCATCCCGGAAGGATGCTTTTTGAATACCTGAAACAGACGTAGTATTACCAAGAATAATGGCGATGTTCTTACGATGTGGATGCCCATATCACGTTATTCACGAGCTTGACGCCTCATAGAAATAACTTATTCAGAATCTTGTTGTGGCCCGTAATTTTTAATGTCGGATTTGTCGGCGATGATGGTTGGCACAACTAAGGTCTTTTTCGCATCGGTTACATAAGCATAGTTTTCATCAATAAACCCGGCGACATTGATGATATCACCTTCCTTGAGATGACTATCGCCCTTAACGATAATCCGAAACGTTGTCTGGTCTTGTTCCTGCGGTGTCGCTACTAAATACGCCCCACTCTGTTTATCCGCAGCTAGGACCTGAATCACTTCCGTGCCAGAACATTGATAAAAATCGTTCATAAACACGCCGTTATTGGCAACTAATTTTGCATAATCCAAGTTGATTACATTCGCAATTGCAGTACTTTGTTGGTCATCAGTGAGCTTCTTCGCCGTCGCTGAAAGTCCGGCTGCATATGCGCTATCAGCTGCCTCAGATTTGAACGGCTTTGCTTGAGGAATGCGTTTCTTGGCAAGTGCTTGTGCTTTCTTTTGGCGACTTGCTTTTGCACTGCTTTCACTCTTTTGTTGAGCTGCTTGTTGTGAAGTCGTACACCCAGCCACGCCTAGTAGCAGTAGACCGAAAAATGCGGTTAATGTTTTTTCATAAAATTGCTTCAATTGGAAAATGTATTTATTTACTGGTTAATCGGTATGTTTTTTGCTTAGTTTGCCAAGTACCCGATTTAAAATGATGATAATTAATCCTAGGCCGAGTAATGCGCCCCAACCGAAAGCATCGCTAAAATATGGATGCCTTGTGAACATATCGAGAATGAACAATACCCAGAATACTAACCACAGGACCCAGTATACGAGGGCTAAAACTTGCTTTGTTTGCATAATATGCACCTTTCAATTATTTTGCCGGCCGCTCCCAAGTTTTTTTCGCTAGGAAGTCCATGGATTCTGGACCAAATGGTGCATTTTTGGCACGAATTATTTCCGCCCCAGTGAAGTTATAAATCGTAGCTGGTGACTTGTCACTGATCGTTATTTTGACATCCGTTAGTTGTTGTACGGCTGCAACTTTGGTTAAGCCGTGAACAACCGCGCTAATCAGGGAAAGCTGCAGCGGTTTATTTTCGGGTGAACTTATCATTTTTTGACTCATCGGCACCTCAATTGCTAAATGATACGGTGCCTTAGTCAGGTTACCCGAAAGACTAATCGCCTCGGTCATCTCGTCTAATGACAAATGAGTCAGGCTACTGTTAATCTGTTGCTTGATTGACTGTTCCAATGATGTCTGGGTATCCTCGGTAGCGATACGTGTGTCATTTGGAACTTTCGTTGTTGGTGATTTTGCTGCACACCCAACCAAGCTAAGTGCCAGCATACTAATTAAAAAAACTTGGCAAGATTTCCTACGCATTGTCATAAAATAAGCCCCCGCTTCCCTCATAAATATCAATGATTAGTATATCATTTCATAGTCAGGAGTGTTTGCCGGCATTAAAAGAGCGCTTCACCCCACCAAGGATAAGCGCTAACACTCAAAAGAGCTTCTTATTAGTTTAGCAGCGGTTTTTTTGCAGATTATCCTAGGTATACCGAAGTTCAAAACGATTCACCCACGAATAGTTTTTGCCACTAATGCGTATGCCGAATCAAACTTAGCGAGTTGTGCGATTGATTTGGTAGTATCACCGCTAGTAACTCGGCCGTTATTCATACTTGCCCAATAAGCAACGAGTACGTTACTGTTACTATGCAATTTAACATGGTCAATCACATCTGAAATCGTTGATTGTGGTGCCCATGAAATTTTCTGTGACTGATTAAGGGTTGTTAACCCACCGTCGTTGCTGGCTGATTGTCCGATGACAAAAATTGGTGCCGTGCCCGCCGGATTAACAATTGCAAACTTCACATAACCAGTTTCTGATAAGTTGGAATATGGTTGTAACTCAAACTTAGGGTATTTTTTGATAACCGCCCCTTTTTCCAAATGAATCAATTGGAAACTTATCCCGTTCCCTGTCTTATTCGTACGATGAAAATCAAATTGCGCGCTACCACCACGCAACCCTAACGTATCATCTGTTGTTTGTTTGACCCGTAATTCATTAACCGCAACTGGTGATTTCGGTGCCCGGACGGTGTCCACATAATGGGTAATCCGATTAGTGGCAATGATGAGCACG
This is a stretch of genomic DNA from Periweissella cryptocerci. It encodes these proteins:
- a CDS encoding RNA polymerase sigma factor; the protein is MTNQDHINYIFEQETLQPIIGKTLSSFNCWPNKAEYDDLKNEGLLLGYLLAAKQDWHTHDICAFRGLFKRAYRNFVLDHYRVQRRRTEIITEHQVALVRPDFELDPIHNVSLLQAQLTPRQYQILCSLYQGDTFRQISAKLGISITQISRERQAIQAVAREIWK
- a CDS encoding restriction endonuclease gives rise to the protein MELLERPHFGSHPGFNAYCKALISYARITGQISSTGPATDVVHPLIPAMVKYLQQRQTVHLTSEQVFSHLATFLDDKVAVLTAPPDHQLKEHLLQMPPHQFEVFTRELMHALGLELDLNLGVKQSSDGGIDGFGYLRTIYLRTERIAIQAKRWQSNIGSREIDSFRGAMDKFHADFGIFITTSRFTKEAVAASRAGVKPITLVDGDELVGLARVCGVQVVSSVDN